In Halodesulfovibrio sp. MK-HDV, a single window of DNA contains:
- a CDS encoding aminopeptidase: protein MYDTLTLERYAEVLYWALSRARTASYKKSDIILVNYDIDGLPLAEEVCSLLHDKGMIPVPRMNETPRMQVDKYSKANNKRLTTIIPGQRDLYNHLNGSISIYAPASLGHLADIDPELIAMHGKAQQPLRSIMQTREDMGVFSWTLCMYPTQALAAQAGLSLEEYARQIEKACYLNKPDPTLEWRLFAKKVDELTEWLDSFGDCTMQIESESVDMSVRIGQRRKWVGFTGRNIPSFEMYVSPDMHHTTGVYKSTLPTFRSGNIIGDIQLIFKEGRVTKVTADHNQAFVEQQLNQDAGAALVGEFALVDKRFSPISAFMANTLYDENHGGENGSMHIALGNSYSNTFSGDTEQLTEDTRKTLGFNSSALHWDLVNTEEKRVVAILPDGKRKTVYENGMFTL, encoded by the coding sequence ATGTACGACACTTTAACATTGGAACGATACGCCGAAGTACTCTATTGGGCATTATCAAGAGCTCGCACTGCCTCGTACAAAAAAAGCGATATCATTCTGGTAAATTACGACATAGATGGACTTCCTTTGGCAGAAGAGGTGTGCTCTCTCCTCCATGACAAGGGAATGATTCCGGTACCTCGTATGAATGAAACGCCTCGTATGCAGGTTGATAAATACTCCAAGGCCAACAACAAGCGCCTTACTACGATCATTCCTGGACAGCGCGATTTATACAATCATCTAAATGGATCTATCTCCATTTATGCCCCTGCATCACTTGGTCATCTCGCGGATATTGATCCAGAATTAATTGCGATGCACGGAAAAGCGCAGCAACCGCTACGTTCTATTATGCAAACACGGGAAGACATGGGTGTGTTCAGCTGGACATTATGCATGTATCCTACACAGGCATTGGCTGCACAGGCAGGACTTAGCCTTGAAGAATATGCCCGTCAGATTGAAAAGGCATGTTACCTCAATAAGCCAGATCCAACGCTTGAATGGCGTCTGTTTGCAAAAAAAGTAGATGAGCTGACAGAATGGCTGGACAGTTTTGGCGACTGCACAATGCAGATCGAATCAGAATCAGTGGATATGAGCGTTCGAATCGGACAACGTCGTAAATGGGTTGGCTTTACCGGCCGTAACATTCCATCGTTTGAAATGTATGTTTCACCGGACATGCACCATACAACCGGCGTATACAAATCCACTCTTCCAACATTCCGTTCCGGCAATATCATCGGAGATATTCAACTCATATTTAAAGAGGGACGCGTAACTAAAGTTACAGCTGACCATAATCAGGCTTTTGTAGAACAACAGCTTAATCAGGACGCTGGCGCTGCTCTTGTGGGTGAATTTGCACTGGTAGACAAACGCTTCTCTCCTATTTCTGCATTCATGGCGAACACCTTATATGATGAAAACCATGGTGGAGAGAATGGATCAATGCATATTGCATTAGGTAATTCTTATTCAAACACCTTTAGTGGCGATACAGAACAACTAACAGAAGATACGAGAAAAACTCTTGGATTCAATTCCTCTGCTCTACATTGGGACTTGGTGAACACAGAAGAAAAACGTGTCGTCGCAATTCTTCCAGACGGAAAACGCAAAACCGTTTATGAAAATGGAATGTTCACATTATAG
- a CDS encoding MBL fold metallo-hydrolase, producing MFIRCWGARGNIPVSGSETQIYGGATSCLEVRTSDQSVIICDAGTGIRNLGNALLKEQRLEYSLLLTHGHDDHLEGLPFFEPLYTVNTRIIVFEHKELRNKLSKMCDPLEAQVFSPQCTRSVEAAIEWKPALEHGHVREIGSAFVTSIPASHPGSCAGFKITERGKTVVYLPDNELGFDHGANMDFAAYVRLCSGADLLVHDAQYTCDEYINWKGRGHSSWRQALELAIAAGVQQFGLFHHDSDRTDEQLSTIIEECKREAAQRSPRLLCFAMREGSEIVLS from the coding sequence ATGTTTATTCGATGTTGGGGAGCACGCGGGAATATACCGGTTTCCGGTTCGGAAACGCAGATTTATGGTGGAGCAACATCATGTCTTGAGGTGCGCACATCTGATCAGTCAGTTATCATTTGTGATGCCGGAACAGGCATACGTAATCTCGGTAATGCTCTTTTGAAAGAACAACGGCTGGAGTACTCCCTGTTACTTACGCATGGACATGACGACCATTTGGAAGGGCTTCCATTTTTTGAGCCGTTATATACTGTTAATACGCGCATCATCGTTTTTGAACATAAGGAATTGCGGAATAAATTGTCAAAAATGTGTGATCCTCTGGAAGCGCAGGTGTTTTCTCCGCAGTGCACCCGTTCAGTGGAGGCCGCAATTGAATGGAAGCCTGCATTGGAACATGGGCATGTAAGAGAAATAGGGAGCGCGTTTGTAACATCCATTCCTGCCTCACACCCCGGTAGTTGTGCGGGGTTTAAAATTACAGAACGCGGCAAGACCGTGGTGTATTTGCCAGATAACGAACTTGGGTTCGATCATGGTGCGAATATGGATTTTGCTGCATATGTCCGACTATGCAGCGGAGCTGATTTACTCGTACATGATGCGCAGTACACGTGTGATGAATATATTAACTGGAAAGGGCGTGGTCATTCTTCATGGAGACAGGCGCTGGAACTAGCGATTGCGGCAGGTGTTCAGCAATTTGGATTGTTTCATCACGACTCAGATCGAACCGATGAGCAACTATCTACTATTATAGAAGAATGCAAGCGTGAGGCTGCCCAGCGTTCTCCAAGGCTTTTATGTTTCGCAATGCGCGAAGGCTCTGAAATCGTGTTGTCCTAG